Proteins from one Impatiens glandulifera chromosome 2, dImpGla2.1, whole genome shotgun sequence genomic window:
- the LOC124927557 gene encoding thioredoxin-like, whose protein sequence is MALENCLQVGRITATCRSVGLPPSHHSSSFKEKLLLPTNKKKFNFSKSSSLNLTPRSVPSTVCKAREAINEVQVVTDSSWDKLVLGSETPVLVDFWAPWCGPCRMIAPVIDELAKEYAGKLSCYKLNTDDSPNIATKYGIRSIPTVLFFKNGERKESIIGAVPKSTLTTTIEKYIDSS, encoded by the exons ATGGCTCTTGAGAATTGCTTACAGGTTGGAAGAATTACAGCCACTTGCAGATCAGTTGGTCTTCCACCCTCTCACCATTCTTCTTCATTCAAAGAAAAACTCCTTTTACCCACtaacaagaagaagttcaactTCAGCAAATCATCATCCCTCAACCTAACTCCCCGGAGTGTTCCCTCAACCGTCTGCAAAGCTCGTGAAGCCATAAACGAAG TTCAAGTGGTGACAGATTCAAGCTGGGACAAACTTGTTCTTGGAAGTGAAACCCCTGTTCTGGTTGACTTTTGGGCACCATGGTGTGGGCCGTGTAGGATGATAGCTCCGGTTATTGATGAACTTGCAAAGGAGTATGCTGGAAAACTATCATGTTACAAGCTTAATACCGATGACAGTCCAAATATAGCAACAAAGTATGGGATAAGAAGCATACCTACTGTTTTGTTCTTTAAGAATGGAGAAAGGAAGGAGAGCATCATTGGAGCTGTTCCAAAATCTACTCTCACCACCACAATAGAGAAGTACATTGATTCTAGTTAG